One window from the genome of Nitrospirota bacterium encodes:
- a CDS encoding Trm112 family protein has protein sequence MAIDKELLDILACPKCKGDIRLTEAGDGLICDACKVMYPIKDDIPIMLIDEAIPIK, from the coding sequence ATGGCAATAGACAAAGAGTTACTTGATATATTAGCCTGTCCAAAATGTAAGGGGGATATAAGACTCACAGAGGCAGGTGATGGTCTCATCTGTGACGCCTGTAAGGTCATGTATCCAATTAAAGATGATATCCCGATAATGTTGATAGACGAGGCGATACCGATAAAATAG